The following nucleotide sequence is from Nakamurella alba.
TGCCAGCCCGGCACGGCCCGGACCGGCCGGTGGCACATCGCCGTGCAACGACCGCGCGACGTCCTCGGTGTCGAACATCAGCCGCATCCCGCTGGGCAGCACCGCCTCGGCGTGCGGGGCGGAGTCCGACTCGGCCGGGATCTCCAGGCCGAGGGCGCGGTAGAAGGCGAGAGTGGTCGCCATGTCGGTGACGACCAGGCCGAAGGCATCGGGGATGAGTTCCATGGGCCCAACCTAGGAGCCGGGACGCGGCCTGTCTTGAACGGATCGGACAGGCAGGTCATCGACAGGCGGGGCACAGGAACACGCCGAGCAACCCGGTGGCCGGGCAGGGCGTCCAGTTGCCGTGCCAGACATCGTGCGCCTGCTCGGCGGGTCCCTGGGCGCCGCCGCGGCGCTGCTCTCCGTCCTCGCGATCGGGATCGGGTTGGTGGTCGCCTGCTCCGGGCCACGGTCCGGCTCCGACCGGGTCCGGATCCTCGCCCGCACCGGGATCGTGGTCGGGGCGCTGGTCTGCGCAGTGCTGTTGTTCAGTCCGGTCGGCCGGACCGAGGCGCCCCGGGCGCTGGACCTCGACCTCTGGCAGACCATCGAGGGCGCCACGCAGCACCGCGTGCTGGCCTACCAGTTCGTCGGGAACCTGCTGCTGCTCACCTGGCTGGCCGTTCTGCTGCCGCTGGCCTCCCGCCGGATCGGCGCCGTCGGCTCCGTCCTCGTCTGTGCCGTGGTCAGTGTCACCGTCGAGGCGGTCCAGTACCTGATCGGTGTCGGCCGGGTCAGCTCGGTCGGTGACGTGTTCTGCAACGTGCTCGGCGCCGCAGTCGCCGCCGGCCTGTTCGCGCTGGTCCGGACGATGGTCCGCCCGGCGGCGGGGGTGCGGGCGGTAGCCTGACCCGGTGACCGTCCGGGCGGTACCGATCCTCGCGGCCCCCGATCTCGACGTGCTCGAGACCTTCTACCTGGCGCTGGGTTTCCGGCGCACCTACCGGCAGCAGCGACCCAACCCCTATCTGGCGATGGTCCGCGAGGGCCTCGATCTGCACTTCGCCGGCGTCCCCGCCCTCGACCCGGAGACCTCGCTGGGCAGCGTGCTGCTGTTGACCGAGGACACCCATGCACTGTTCGAGGCGTTCGCCGCCGGTCTGCGCGCGGAGTACGGCCGGCTGCCGATCACCGGGACACCACGCATCACCCGCCCCCGGGTCAAGCAAGGCATCGGCGGCGGGTTCACCGTGGTGGATCCCGGCGGCAACTGGCTGCGGGTCACCGCCACCCGGCCGGAGCCCGAAAGCCCGCCCGGTCTGTTCGACCGTGTGCTGCAGAACGCGGCACGACAGGGCGATGCCCGGGGCGACGTCCCCGCGGCGATCGGTGTGCTGGAGGCAGGTCTGCGCCGGCACCCGGACGCCGCGCCGGCGGACCTGCTCCCGGTGCTGGAGTACCTCGCCGAACTGCTGGTCCGCAGCGGTGACCAGGCGCGGGCGACCACGGTGCACGACCGGATCCGGTCCCTCGCCGGCGCGCGTGACGCGGGCGGGTGACGGCTGTCAGGCCTTTCGGCCACAGACACTTCGTGCAGCGAAGTAAACGACGTTACGTATCCGACTGAACACGTCGCGTATCAGAACGTCGTTCGACGACGGAAATGCACGATTTTCGCCCGTACAGGGGGCGTGATCCGCGAACGCTCACCGCGCGCTCCGGAGCCCTCCCTCGATCGCGTCACTGTTCCGCGTGACGCCGACCGATACGCCACGAACAGGTGGCCGATCTGCACACGCCCGGTGACCGGAACCGGGTGAGGCGTCAGAGATACGGAGCGTTGCGAAACACCGTTGCGTGATGACCACGGCCGCGCCGCGTCATCACCGATGTCGCACCCTCCGGCCCCGAAAGGCACTCCATGTCCCAGCACTCCCTCCCCCGTTCCGCAGACCGCTCCGCCGGCCGCCGTTTCGCGCCGATGATGGTCGTCGCCGGCATCGTCGGCGCGCTGCTGCTGTCGCTCTCGATGACCGGCACGCTGTCGGCGTTCACCGCGGCCATCACCAACACCACCAACACCGCCGGCTCCGGCACGCTGATCCTGCGGGAGGTCGGCGGCGCGAACTCGTGTGTCAGCTCCGACTCCACCGCCAGCTGCGCCACCATCAACAAGTACGGCGGCAGCACGACACTCGTCCCGAGCGACGGCGTCACCGGCGTCTCCACCACCACCGTGAACTTCACCAACACCGGTACCGCGACCGCGGC
It contains:
- a CDS encoding VanZ family protein, translated to MPDIVRLLGGSLGAAAALLSVLAIGIGLVVACSGPRSGSDRVRILARTGIVVGALVCAVLLFSPVGRTEAPRALDLDLWQTIEGATQHRVLAYQFVGNLLLLTWLAVLLPLASRRIGAVGSVLVCAVVSVTVEAVQYLIGVGRVSSVGDVFCNVLGAAVAAGLFALVRTMVRPAAGVRAVA
- a CDS encoding VOC family protein produces the protein MELIPDAFGLVVTDMATTLAFYRALGLEIPAESDSAPHAEAVLPSGMRLMFDTEDVARSLHGDVPPAGPGRAGLAFRAADPAAVNEAYASMTAAGYAGALEPFDAPWGQRYASLTDPDGFGVDLYAAL
- a CDS encoding VOC family protein yields the protein MTVRAVPILAAPDLDVLETFYLALGFRRTYRQQRPNPYLAMVREGLDLHFAGVPALDPETSLGSVLLLTEDTHALFEAFAAGLRAEYGRLPITGTPRITRPRVKQGIGGGFTVVDPGGNWLRVTATRPEPESPPGLFDRVLQNAARQGDARGDVPAAIGVLEAGLRRHPDAAPADLLPVLEYLAELLVRSGDQARATTVHDRIRSLAGARDAGG